Proteins from one Gibbsiella quercinecans genomic window:
- the pqiB gene encoding intermembrane transport protein PqiB, whose translation MTETNHSVADVEKIKRWSPVWIIPIVTALIGAWILFYHFSHQGPVVTLYTTNAEGLEAGKTTIKSRSVDVGMVESVSLSKDLSKVLVQARLNAGMEKLLRQDSAFWVVKPQIGRGGVSGLGTLLSGAYIELQPGSKGDDDKSEYQLLDAPPLASPDAKGLRILLSSEQSGQLNAGDPVLFRGYRVGSVETSHFDPTLRAMRYQLFISSPYDQLVTTNVRFWKDSGVTFDMSAQGMRVEMGSLATLFSGGVSFDVPEGWDRGDLAKAKAEYQLYDNQRSIQDSLYTEHVDYLMFFSDSIRGLQPGAPVEFRGIRLGTVAQVPFYKEGLEQRLDSDYRIPVLIRIEPDRFKKQLGKTFDFQQHLKDAEVRGLRASLKSANLLTGSLYIDLDFDPNAKEWKGPRELFGYPLMPTVSGGLTQIQHKLTNVLDKINAMPLNPMIEQATNTLAESQRVMRETQNTMKSLNEIISSKSMQDLPQDMQKTLQELNRSMKGFQPGSPAYNKMVADMQRLDQVLRELQPVLRTLNEKSNALVFEAAGSDDPQPKKAKK comes from the coding sequence GTGACGGAAACTAACCATAGCGTCGCGGACGTTGAGAAGATCAAGCGCTGGTCGCCGGTGTGGATTATTCCCATCGTTACCGCGTTGATCGGTGCCTGGATCCTGTTTTACCACTTCAGCCATCAGGGGCCGGTAGTAACCTTGTACACCACCAACGCAGAAGGGTTGGAAGCGGGCAAAACCACCATCAAGAGCCGCAGTGTGGATGTCGGCATGGTGGAAAGTGTCTCGCTGAGTAAAGACTTGAGCAAGGTTTTGGTGCAGGCGCGCCTGAATGCCGGTATGGAAAAGCTGTTGCGTCAGGATAGCGCTTTCTGGGTGGTGAAACCGCAAATCGGCCGCGGTGGCGTATCCGGCCTGGGGACGCTGCTTTCTGGCGCTTATATCGAGCTACAGCCCGGCAGCAAGGGCGATGACGATAAGAGTGAGTATCAATTGCTGGACGCGCCGCCATTGGCTTCGCCGGATGCCAAAGGGCTGCGGATCCTGCTGAGCAGCGAACAATCCGGGCAGCTGAATGCCGGCGATCCGGTACTGTTCCGCGGCTACCGTGTGGGTTCGGTTGAAACCAGCCACTTCGATCCTACGTTGCGAGCCATGCGTTATCAGTTGTTTATCTCCTCGCCTTATGATCAGCTGGTTACCACCAACGTGCGCTTCTGGAAAGACAGCGGCGTGACGTTTGATATGTCGGCGCAGGGGATGCGGGTTGAAATGGGATCGCTGGCGACCTTATTTAGCGGCGGTGTCAGCTTTGATGTGCCAGAGGGCTGGGACCGTGGCGATCTTGCCAAAGCGAAGGCGGAATACCAACTGTATGACAACCAGCGCAGTATTCAGGATTCGCTGTACACGGAACACGTTGACTATCTGATGTTCTTCTCTGATTCCATACGTGGCTTGCAACCGGGAGCGCCGGTAGAGTTCCGCGGCATCCGGCTGGGGACGGTGGCGCAGGTGCCATTCTATAAAGAAGGTTTGGAGCAGCGCCTGGACAGCGACTATCGTATTCCCGTGCTGATCCGCATTGAACCGGATCGCTTCAAGAAACAGCTCGGCAAGACTTTCGATTTCCAACAGCATCTGAAAGACGCGGAAGTGCGCGGCCTGCGTGCTTCACTGAAATCGGCTAACCTGCTGACGGGGTCACTGTATATCGATCTGGACTTCGATCCGAATGCGAAAGAGTGGAAAGGCCCGCGTGAACTGTTCGGCTACCCATTGATGCCGACGGTAAGCGGCGGCCTGACGCAGATCCAGCATAAGCTGACCAACGTATTGGATAAGATCAATGCGATGCCGCTGAACCCGATGATAGAACAGGCGACCAATACGTTGGCGGAAAGCCAGCGCGTGATGCGTGAAACGCAGAACACCATGAAGTCGCTCAATGAGATTATTTCCAGCAAGTCGATGCAAGATCTGCCGCAGGATATGCAGAAAACGCTGCAGGAACTGAACCGCAGCATGAAGGGCTTCCAGCCTGGCTCACCGGCTTACAATAAGATGGTGGCTGATATGCAGCGTCTTGATCAGGTTCTGCGCGAGCTGCAGCCAGTGCTGCGCACCCTGAATGAAAAGAGTAATGCCCTGGTGTTCGAAGCCGCGGGCAGCGACGATCCACAGCCGAAGAAGGCCAAAAAATGA
- a CDS encoding AAA family ATPase, whose product MTNNRLEWQSLLPAVTPYQAIFDTASQLAPLPFAAVQPRLENALALFCHPQSQPRFMLLKAQETREYLALIARAVAPLYTPGTVTGSRYLIQDDAVLIEPATHSDEPFAAGGACLYQEWVEPEQLFGCVRIHQGKIHLQPGLVHQANGGVLILSARTILAQPLLWLRLKQMITQRQFHWVSPDETRPLPLAIPPMPLALRLLVVGDRHSLADFQDIEPELCEQAVYGEYEDDLQLTDNDDVALWCRYVNTLIAEYQLPTLAADAWPALMTQAVRFSGDQGNLPLSPLWVNQQISEAALYSENPLIDANALEAALNARAWRESYLAERMQDDIELGQILIETEGEVIGQINGLSVLDFPGHPRSFGEPSRISCVVHLGDGEFTDVERKAELGGNLHAKGMMIMQAFLISELELDQQLPFSASIVFEQSYGEVDGDSASLAELCALISALSQQPINQQIAVTGSVDQFGNVQPIGGVNEKIEGFFDVCQRRGLTGNQGVILPAANVRHLCLRQDVVDAVREGQFHLWTVDCVAEALPLLTGYPYADEQRPSLLAVIQERIAQVNPQERRRPWPFRWLNWFNHG is encoded by the coding sequence TTGACCAATAACCGACTTGAATGGCAATCTCTGTTGCCTGCCGTTACGCCTTACCAGGCGATATTTGATACCGCCTCTCAGTTGGCACCCTTGCCTTTTGCTGCCGTTCAGCCCAGGCTGGAGAATGCGTTGGCGCTGTTTTGCCACCCGCAGTCGCAACCGCGCTTCATGTTGCTGAAGGCCCAGGAAACGCGTGAATACCTGGCGCTAATCGCCCGTGCAGTGGCGCCGTTATATACGCCTGGCACCGTGACAGGCAGCCGTTATCTGATCCAGGACGATGCCGTTCTGATTGAGCCAGCCACCCACAGTGATGAACCTTTTGCCGCTGGGGGCGCCTGCCTGTATCAGGAATGGGTGGAGCCGGAGCAGCTATTTGGCTGCGTGCGCATCCATCAGGGCAAAATTCATCTGCAGCCTGGCCTGGTGCATCAGGCTAACGGCGGCGTGCTGATTTTATCCGCCCGCACAATATTGGCGCAGCCGCTGCTGTGGCTGCGGTTGAAGCAAATGATCACCCAACGCCAGTTCCACTGGGTTTCGCCGGATGAGACGCGCCCATTGCCGTTGGCAATACCGCCGATGCCTTTGGCCCTGCGCCTGCTTGTGGTGGGCGATCGCCACAGCCTGGCCGATTTCCAGGATATCGAGCCGGAACTGTGTGAGCAGGCCGTTTACGGCGAATATGAAGACGATCTGCAACTCACCGATAACGATGACGTGGCGCTATGGTGCCGCTACGTCAATACGTTGATTGCCGAATACCAACTGCCAACGTTGGCCGCCGATGCCTGGCCAGCGCTGATGACACAGGCGGTGCGCTTTAGCGGCGATCAGGGCAACCTGCCCCTTTCCCCGCTGTGGGTTAACCAACAGATTTCTGAAGCCGCGTTATACAGCGAAAACCCGTTGATCGATGCTAATGCCCTGGAAGCGGCGCTTAACGCGCGCGCATGGCGCGAGAGCTATCTGGCCGAACGCATGCAGGATGATATCGAGCTGGGGCAGATCCTGATTGAAACCGAAGGGGAAGTTATCGGCCAGATCAACGGCCTGTCGGTATTGGATTTCCCTGGGCACCCGCGCAGCTTTGGCGAGCCTTCGCGTATCAGTTGCGTCGTTCACCTTGGCGACGGCGAATTCACCGATGTTGAGCGCAAAGCGGAACTCGGCGGCAATCTGCATGCCAAAGGCATGATGATCATGCAGGCATTTCTGATTTCCGAACTGGAACTGGATCAACAGTTGCCGTTTTCGGCTTCCATCGTGTTTGAACAATCCTACGGTGAAGTTGATGGGGACAGTGCTTCGCTGGCTGAACTGTGCGCATTGATTAGCGCGCTGTCACAGCAGCCCATCAATCAGCAAATCGCAGTAACCGGCTCCGTTGACCAATTTGGCAACGTGCAGCCCATCGGCGGCGTCAATGAAAAAATCGAAGGTTTCTTCGACGTGTGCCAACGCCGCGGCCTGACCGGCAACCAAGGGGTGATTCTGCCCGCCGCCAATGTGCGCCATCTGTGCCTGCGTCAGGATGTGGTCGATGCCGTGCGCGAGGGGCAATTCCATCTGTGGACAGTGGACTGCGTGGCAGAAGCCCTGCCGTTGCTGACCGGCTACCCGTATGCCGATGAACAACGGCCCAGCCTGCTGGCCGTGATTCAGGAACGCATCGCACAAGTGAACCCGCAAGAACGCCGGCGCCCATGGCCATTTCGTTGGCTCAACTGGTTTAACCACGGCTGA
- the ompA gene encoding porin OmpA, with translation MKKTAIALAVALAGFATVAQAAPKDDTWYTGAKLGWSQYHDTGFYGNGYDNRIGNGPTHENQLGAGAFLGYQANQYLGFELGYDWLGRMPYKGSVNNGAFKAQGVQLAAKLSYPITDELDVYTRLGGMVWRADSKANYGNGTRLSNHDTGVSPLAAVGVEYALTKNWATRLDYQWVNNIGDAGTVGARPDNSMLSLGVAYRFGQDEAVAPAPAPAPAPVVETKHFTLKSDVLFNFNKSTLKPEGQQALDQLYTQLSSLDPKDGSVVVLGYTDAVGSEQYNQKLSTQRAQSVVDYLVSKGIPADKISARGMGESDPVTGNTCGYKSGRATAAQIACLAPDRRVEIEVKGIKDVVTQPQA, from the coding sequence ATGAAAAAGACAGCTATCGCATTAGCAGTGGCACTGGCTGGTTTCGCTACCGTAGCGCAAGCCGCCCCAAAAGATGATACTTGGTACACTGGTGCTAAACTGGGCTGGTCCCAGTATCATGATACCGGTTTCTACGGTAATGGTTATGATAACCGTATCGGTAATGGCCCTACCCATGAAAACCAATTGGGCGCAGGCGCATTCCTGGGTTACCAAGCGAACCAATACCTGGGCTTCGAGCTGGGCTATGACTGGCTTGGCCGTATGCCTTACAAAGGCAGCGTGAACAATGGTGCTTTCAAAGCACAGGGCGTTCAACTGGCAGCTAAACTGAGCTACCCAATCACCGATGAACTGGACGTTTATACCCGTCTGGGTGGTATGGTTTGGCGTGCAGACTCCAAAGCCAACTACGGCAATGGTACTCGCCTGAGCAATCACGACACCGGTGTTTCTCCATTGGCAGCAGTGGGTGTTGAATACGCTCTGACCAAAAACTGGGCAACCCGCCTGGACTACCAATGGGTTAACAACATTGGTGACGCTGGTACCGTTGGCGCTCGTCCAGACAACAGCATGCTGAGCCTGGGCGTTGCATACCGCTTTGGTCAGGACGAAGCAGTAGCACCAGCTCCTGCTCCAGCACCAGCACCAGTTGTTGAAACCAAACACTTCACGCTGAAATCTGACGTGCTGTTCAACTTCAACAAATCAACGCTGAAACCAGAAGGCCAACAGGCACTGGATCAACTGTACACCCAGCTGAGCTCTCTGGATCCTAAAGACGGTTCCGTAGTTGTTCTGGGTTACACCGATGCCGTTGGTTCTGAACAGTACAACCAGAAACTGTCAACTCAACGTGCTCAAAGCGTTGTTGATTACCTGGTATCCAAAGGTATCCCTGCAGACAAAATCTCTGCACGCGGTATGGGCGAATCTGACCCAGTTACCGGCAACACCTGTGGCTACAAATCTGGCCGCGCTACCGCAGCACAGATCGCATGTCTGGCTCCAGATCGTCGCGTAGAGATCGAAGTTAAAGGCATCAAAGACGTTGTAACCCAGCCTCAGGCTTAA
- a CDS encoding ABC transporter ATP-binding protein has protein sequence MSLISMSGAWLSFSDAPLLDNTEIHIEDNERVCLVGRNGAGKSTLLKILGKEIPLDDGRIVYEQDLIVARLQQDPPRNIGGTVFDFVAEGVAEQAEHLKAYHDISKRVEQDPSEKNLARMAQIMEVLDHQGLWQLDSRISEVLAQLGLDGNAQLSSLSGGWLRKAALGRALVSAPRVLLLDEPTNHLDIETIDWLEGFLKEFQGSIVFISHDRSFIRNMATRIVDLDRGKLVSWPGNYDQYLLGKEEALRVEELQNAEFDRKLAQEEVWIRQGIKARRTRNEGRVRALKALRTERSERREVMGAAKMQVEEAVRSGKIVFELENVNYQVGNKVLVRDFSAQVQRGDKIALVGPNGCGKTTLLKLMLGQLKADSGRVHCGTKLEVAYFDQHRAELDPDRTVMDNLAEGKQEVMVNGRSRHVLGYLQDFLFHPKRAMTPVKALSGGERNRLLLAKLFLKPSNLLILDEPTNDLDVETLELLEELIDSYQGTVLLVSHDRQFVDNSVTECWIFEGNGVIKAFVGGYYDAHHQRATAQPIRQAAISQAKPVAEKKAEQPKKTAAKLSYNLLRELEQLPQRLEQLEAEIETMQAQVSDADFFSRPHSETQQVLSDLAAAEKQLEEAFARWEELEAMKNG, from the coding sequence ATGTCGTTAATCAGCATGTCCGGTGCCTGGCTGTCTTTCAGCGATGCGCCGCTTTTAGATAACACTGAAATTCACATCGAAGACAACGAACGCGTTTGTCTGGTGGGGCGCAATGGCGCCGGGAAATCCACCTTGCTGAAGATCCTTGGCAAGGAAATCCCACTTGATGATGGGCGCATCGTGTATGAGCAGGATCTGATCGTCGCCCGGCTGCAACAGGATCCGCCGCGTAATATCGGCGGCACCGTGTTTGATTTTGTTGCCGAAGGCGTGGCGGAGCAGGCGGAGCACCTGAAAGCCTACCATGACATTTCCAAGCGGGTGGAGCAGGATCCGAGCGAGAAAAACCTGGCGCGCATGGCGCAGATTATGGAAGTGCTGGATCATCAGGGCCTGTGGCAACTTGATAGCCGCATCAGCGAAGTACTGGCGCAGCTTGGCCTGGACGGCAACGCCCAGCTTTCATCGCTGTCCGGCGGCTGGCTGCGTAAAGCGGCGCTTGGCCGGGCACTGGTCAGCGCACCGCGCGTGCTATTGCTGGATGAGCCAACCAACCACCTGGATATTGAAACGATCGACTGGCTGGAAGGGTTCCTGAAAGAATTCCAGGGCAGCATTGTCTTTATTTCTCACGACCGTTCATTCATCCGCAATATGGCAACGCGTATTGTGGATCTTGACCGCGGCAAACTGGTTTCCTGGCCGGGCAATTACGATCAGTACCTGCTAGGTAAAGAAGAAGCGCTGCGGGTTGAAGAATTGCAGAATGCGGAATTTGATCGCAAGTTGGCGCAGGAAGAGGTATGGATCCGCCAGGGCATCAAGGCGCGGCGCACCCGTAACGAAGGGCGCGTGCGTGCGCTGAAGGCGTTGCGTACGGAACGCTCTGAGCGGCGTGAAGTGATGGGCGCGGCCAAAATGCAGGTGGAAGAAGCGGTGCGTTCCGGCAAGATCGTGTTTGAGCTGGAAAACGTCAATTATCAGGTTGGCAATAAAGTGCTGGTGCGTGATTTCTCCGCGCAGGTGCAGCGCGGCGACAAAATAGCGCTGGTGGGCCCGAATGGCTGCGGCAAAACGACGTTGCTGAAGCTGATGCTCGGCCAACTGAAGGCCGACAGCGGGCGGGTGCACTGCGGCACCAAGCTGGAGGTGGCCTATTTTGACCAGCACCGCGCCGAGCTGGATCCAGATCGCACGGTGATGGACAACCTGGCGGAAGGCAAGCAGGAGGTGATGGTCAATGGCCGTTCCCGCCATGTGCTTGGCTATCTGCAGGACTTCCTGTTCCATCCGAAGCGCGCCATGACGCCGGTGAAGGCGTTGTCCGGCGGTGAACGTAACCGTCTGCTGTTGGCCAAGCTGTTTCTGAAGCCAAGCAACCTGCTGATCCTTGACGAACCGACCAACGATCTGGATGTTGAGACACTCGAACTGTTGGAAGAATTGATCGACAGCTACCAAGGCACCGTGCTGTTAGTGAGCCACGATCGTCAGTTTGTGGACAACTCAGTTACCGAATGTTGGATCTTCGAGGGCAATGGCGTGATCAAGGCCTTTGTCGGTGGCTATTATGATGCCCATCACCAGCGGGCGACGGCGCAGCCTATCCGCCAGGCCGCCATCAGCCAGGCCAAACCGGTTGCAGAGAAAAAAGCCGAACAGCCGAAAAAAACCGCAGCGAAGCTAAGCTACAACTTGCTGCGCGAGCTGGAACAACTGCCGCAGCGGCTGGAGCAGTTGGAGGCCGAAATTGAAACCATGCAGGCGCAGGTCAGCGATGCTGATTTCTTCTCGCGGCCGCACAGCGAGACGCAGCAGGTGTTGTCCGATCTGGCCGCGGCGGAAAAGCAGTTGGAAGAGGCATTTGCCCGCTGGGAAGAATTGGAAGCCATGAAAAACGGTTAA
- the matP gene encoding macrodomain Ter protein MatP encodes MKYQQLENLESGWKWKYLVKKHREGEQITRHIESSAAQEAVDQLLKLENEPVNVLAWIAEHMNPALNNRMKQTIRARRKRHFNAEHQHTRKKSIDLEFLVWQRLAALARRRNATLSETVVQLIEDAERKEKYASQMSLLKRDLKAILGKDEE; translated from the coding sequence ATGAAATATCAGCAACTGGAAAATCTTGAGAGTGGTTGGAAATGGAAATACCTGGTGAAGAAGCACCGGGAAGGGGAGCAAATTACCCGCCATATTGAAAGCAGCGCCGCGCAAGAAGCGGTCGACCAATTGCTCAAGCTGGAAAATGAACCGGTGAACGTGCTGGCATGGATTGCAGAGCACATGAACCCAGCGCTGAACAACCGGATGAAGCAGACTATCCGTGCCCGCCGCAAACGCCATTTTAACGCGGAGCATCAGCACACGCGCAAAAAATCTATCGATCTGGAGTTTTTAGTGTGGCAGCGGCTGGCCGCCTTGGCGCGTAGGCGCAATGCCACGCTGTCTGAAACGGTGGTGCAACTGATTGAAGATGCGGAGCGCAAAGAAAAATATGCCAGCCAGATGTCATTGTTAAAGCGTGACTTGAAAGCGATCCTCGGTAAGGACGAAGAGTGA
- the pqiC gene encoding membrane integrity-associated transporter subunit PqiC encodes MMKWIPVALALLLSACSSSPQKTYYQLPALGSPAQVEDTSATRQLWLEHVGVADYLAQNGIVYQTNDVQYVIAQNNLWASPLDQQLQQALVANLSSALPGWVVSSQPMSSGQDVLNVSVTGFHGHHDGTAVIRGEWVLSQNGRLVKKPFSLMLKQDADGYDSLVRTLAAGWQQEAQAIAAQARQF; translated from the coding sequence ATGATGAAATGGATTCCGGTAGCGTTGGCGCTGTTGCTCAGCGCCTGCAGCAGTTCTCCACAGAAGACCTACTATCAACTGCCGGCGTTAGGTTCGCCGGCCCAGGTGGAGGACACTTCGGCAACGCGCCAGCTCTGGCTGGAGCACGTTGGCGTGGCGGATTACCTGGCGCAGAATGGGATTGTCTACCAAACCAACGATGTGCAGTATGTGATTGCCCAGAACAACCTGTGGGCCAGCCCGCTGGATCAACAGCTCCAGCAGGCGCTGGTCGCCAACCTGAGCAGCGCGCTGCCAGGATGGGTGGTTTCTTCGCAGCCAATGAGCAGCGGGCAAGACGTGCTGAACGTGTCGGTAACGGGCTTCCACGGGCACCATGATGGCACGGCGGTGATCCGCGGTGAATGGGTATTGAGCCAAAATGGCCGCCTGGTGAAGAAGCCGTTTAGCCTGATGTTGAAACAGGATGCCGACGGGTACGATTCGTTGGTGCGCACTCTGGCGGCCGGGTGGCAACAGGAGGCGCAGGCGATAGCTGCGCAGGCTCGCCAGTTTTAG
- the rmf gene encoding ribosome modulation factor, with product MKRQKRDRLERAQSRGYQAGLSGRSREHCPYQSLDARANWLGGWRQAMEDRAVTA from the coding sequence ATGAAGAGACAAAAGCGAGATCGTTTAGAACGGGCTCAATCACGAGGCTATCAGGCAGGTCTTTCAGGGCGTTCCAGGGAACATTGTCCCTATCAATCTTTAGACGCCCGGGCAAATTGGCTGGGAGGTTGGCGACAGGCCATGGAGGACAGGGCGGTGACCGCTTAA
- the sulA gene encoding SOS-induced cell division inhibitor SulA: protein MRTQSFHQPHFGYTAYAADSAVNSTSNGKENGLISELVYSEQQPAVVQLLLPLLQQLGLQSRWLLWLTPQQKLSKRWLQQSGLPVGKVVQLSQITPTATVEAMEKALLTGNYSVVLGWLPELNEQDRLRLSRAAVSGNAYGFIMRPQRDINLLQGQCSTLKIHSSLYH from the coding sequence ATGCGTACTCAATCATTTCACCAACCCCATTTCGGCTACACGGCTTATGCGGCGGATTCCGCGGTAAACAGCACCAGCAACGGTAAAGAAAATGGTCTTATCAGTGAACTGGTCTACAGCGAACAGCAACCCGCCGTGGTGCAGCTCCTTTTGCCGCTATTGCAACAGCTTGGCCTGCAGTCGCGCTGGCTGCTGTGGCTCACGCCACAGCAAAAACTCAGCAAACGCTGGCTACAGCAATCCGGTCTGCCGGTCGGGAAAGTGGTGCAGCTTAGCCAGATCACGCCAACCGCTACGGTTGAAGCAATGGAAAAAGCATTATTGACGGGAAACTACAGTGTGGTGCTGGGTTGGTTACCGGAATTGAACGAGCAAGATCGGTTGAGATTGTCACGGGCGGCGGTTTCAGGAAACGCTTACGGGTTCATTATGCGCCCTCAGCGTGACATTAATTTGCTTCAGGGACAGTGTTCCACGCTAAAAATTCACTCTTCTTTGTATCATTAA
- the fabA gene encoding bifunctional 3-hydroxydecanoyl-ACP dehydratase/trans-2-decenoyl-ACP isomerase, producing the protein MVDKRDSYTKEDLEASGRGELFGAGGPPLPAGNMLMMDRVVKMSEDGGSHGKGYVEAELDIHPDLWFFACHFIGDPVMPGCLGLDAMWQLVGFYLGWLGGEGKGRALGVGEVKFTGQVLPTAKKVTYRINFKRVITRKLIMGVADGEVLVDGKVIYTANDLKVGLFKDTEAF; encoded by the coding sequence ATGGTAGATAAACGCGACTCCTATACAAAAGAAGACCTCGAAGCATCCGGCCGTGGCGAACTGTTCGGCGCCGGTGGCCCACCGTTGCCGGCAGGTAACATGTTGATGATGGACCGCGTGGTCAAAATGAGCGAAGACGGCGGCTCCCACGGCAAAGGCTATGTGGAAGCCGAACTGGATATTCATCCCGATCTGTGGTTTTTCGCCTGCCACTTTATTGGCGATCCGGTCATGCCTGGCTGCCTGGGCCTGGATGCTATGTGGCAGTTGGTCGGCTTCTACCTCGGTTGGTTAGGCGGTGAAGGCAAAGGCCGTGCGCTCGGGGTGGGTGAAGTGAAATTCACCGGCCAGGTGTTGCCAACCGCGAAGAAAGTCACCTATCGCATTAACTTCAAGCGTGTGATTACGCGCAAGTTGATCATGGGCGTTGCCGATGGCGAAGTGCTGGTTGACGGCAAAGTGATCTATACCGCCAACGATCTGAAAGTGGGTCTGTTCAAAGACACCGAGGCATTCTAA
- a CDS encoding TfoX/Sxy family protein: MKSKNAARTAQAKAIFSVLGKITTRSQFGGYGLLADGIMFAIIAEGELYLRAPGDLEAEFRSLGMENMVYSKRGLPITMRYYWVDDALWQRERELLAFASRAIVAVRKNLQPPNHAFARLKDLPNIDIAMERALWRAGIRTVYQLRLIGAQEGYLLLQQQQQNLGLKALLSLAGAIAGYHHAALPASIRREMLSWFDSIATRPGVQRAAAVRGPLPRRE; encoded by the coding sequence ATGAAAAGCAAAAATGCAGCCAGAACGGCACAGGCGAAGGCTATTTTTAGCGTATTAGGGAAAATCACCACGCGCTCTCAGTTCGGGGGGTATGGTTTGCTGGCCGACGGCATCATGTTCGCCATTATTGCCGAAGGGGAACTGTATCTCCGTGCGCCTGGCGATTTAGAGGCTGAGTTTCGCTCGCTGGGGATGGAAAATATGGTCTATTCCAAACGGGGGCTCCCCATCACGATGCGTTACTATTGGGTGGATGATGCGCTTTGGCAACGGGAGCGGGAACTTCTGGCGTTCGCCAGCCGGGCGATCGTGGCCGTCAGAAAAAATCTTCAGCCGCCAAATCACGCTTTTGCTCGGTTAAAAGATTTGCCGAATATTGATATTGCCATGGAGCGCGCTCTGTGGCGGGCCGGGATCCGCACCGTGTATCAACTGCGCCTGATTGGGGCGCAAGAGGGGTATTTGTTGCTGCAACAGCAGCAACAAAATCTGGGGCTGAAAGCGCTACTGTCGCTGGCCGGCGCCATTGCCGGCTATCATCATGCCGCATTGCCGGCTTCGATCCGCCGCGAAATGCTCAGTTGGTTTGACAGTATTGCCACAAGACCAGGAGTGCAACGTGCGGCGGCCGTCCGTGGCCCTTTGCCGCGCCGCGAATAA
- the pqiA gene encoding membrane integrity-associated transporter subunit PqiA — translation MVCSHSHHEQHNAINAGDRQGDMMLCPQCDMLVRLPPLAYGSKAVCPRCHTVLSARWDEPRKRPIGYAISALFMLVLANIFPFVNMRVAGLSNEIQLTQIPQVMLAEDYASLATLFMVFVQLIPAFCMLSIILLCGKVRMAPVLKKWMARQLFRFKTWCMVEIFLAGVLVSFVKLMAYGDIGIGPSFIPYCLFCLLQVRAFQCVDRRWLWNDIQPAPHVALPMAPGRTGLRQGLRNCACCGAILPAGQQRCPRCHTTGYVRRRHSVQWTMALLITSIMLYIPANLLPIMVTEALGNKMTSTIMAGVVLLWGEGSYPVALVIFIASIMVPTLKMLAIGWLCWDVKNKHKVKADNERMHLIYEVVEFVGRWSMIDVFVIAVLSALVRMGQLMSIYPAAGALLFAMVVILTMFAAMTFDPRLTWDRVSETIKKEP, via the coding sequence ATGGTGTGTTCACACAGCCATCACGAGCAGCATAACGCTATAAACGCGGGCGATCGCCAGGGTGACATGATGTTATGCCCACAGTGCGATATGCTGGTGCGGCTGCCGCCGTTGGCTTATGGCTCGAAAGCGGTTTGCCCGCGCTGCCACACCGTGCTTTCAGCTCGCTGGGATGAACCGCGCAAACGGCCGATTGGCTATGCGATTAGCGCACTGTTTATGCTGGTGCTGGCCAATATTTTCCCGTTCGTCAATATGCGCGTTGCCGGCCTGAGTAATGAAATTCAACTGACGCAGATCCCACAGGTTATGCTGGCGGAAGATTACGCCAGCCTGGCCACGCTGTTTATGGTGTTCGTCCAACTGATCCCTGCATTTTGCATGCTGAGCATTATTTTGCTGTGTGGCAAAGTGCGCATGGCGCCGGTGCTGAAAAAATGGATGGCCCGCCAGCTGTTCCGCTTCAAAACCTGGTGCATGGTTGAAATCTTTCTTGCCGGGGTGCTGGTGAGTTTCGTGAAGCTGATGGCCTATGGCGATATCGGCATTGGCCCCAGTTTTATTCCCTATTGTCTGTTTTGTCTGCTGCAGGTGCGCGCTTTCCAGTGCGTCGACCGGCGTTGGCTATGGAATGATATCCAGCCGGCGCCGCACGTTGCCCTGCCGATGGCGCCTGGGCGCACCGGGTTGCGCCAGGGGCTGCGCAATTGTGCGTGCTGCGGGGCGATCCTGCCAGCCGGGCAGCAACGATGCCCGCGTTGCCACACCACGGGCTATGTGCGCCGCCGCCATAGCGTGCAGTGGACGATGGCGCTGCTTATCACCTCGATAATGCTGTATATCCCGGCCAATCTATTGCCGATTATGGTGACGGAAGCGCTGGGCAATAAAATGACGTCGACCATTATGGCCGGTGTGGTTCTGCTGTGGGGGGAAGGATCTTACCCGGTGGCGCTGGTGATTTTTATCGCCAGCATCATGGTGCCCACGTTGAAGATGCTGGCTATCGGTTGGCTCTGCTGGGATGTGAAAAATAAGCATAAGGTCAAGGCAGATAACGAACGTATGCACTTGATTTATGAGGTAGTCGAATTTGTTGGCCGTTGGTCAATGATCGACGTGTTTGTTATCGCCGTATTGTCGGCATTGGTGCGCATGGGGCAATTGATGAGTATTTATCCTGCTGCCGGGGCGCTGCTGTTTGCCATGGTCGTGATCCTTACGATGTTTGCAGCCATGACGTTTGATCCTCGTCTTACCTGGGATCGCGTAAGTGAAACAATAAAGAAGGAGCCGTAA